DNA sequence from the Salvelinus alpinus chromosome 7, SLU_Salpinus.1, whole genome shotgun sequence genome:
TCCTTGTCAATCCAAAATGCTCAGATATTTATAGGCACCCGAGCGATGGGTGAACCATTCAATGAATAAATATGTAGTCCATCTCAATTGTTTTTGCAGAGAATTTTAGAACATATATTTAGTCTTTCCCAAATGAAAGGgacactttgggattttggcaatgagcaTGCTAGTAGattccatagacttccagtcattgcactaatgctcgttagcattggctcgcaaaactacctctaacttctctggacacagagacataaatggTATCCACGACTTCATCTCACTCTGGAGAAGTAGAAAAAGGCCCCTATTGCcgaaatcccgaagtatccctttaagtacAAATTTTAAACCAACCAGGGCTTTTTGTAAGGCAACAAAGACAGATTGCAACTCCAACAATGCCTATTCTACAGGTTGGGGCAATGGCATACATAACAGTATTGTCTGCATACAGATTACTATGACAAGTTTTAACAGATACATCGATGTTATGTATGTAAATAGTAAAGAGAAGTGGTCCCAATACTGACTACTGCGGTACACCTTTCCTTACATCTAGGAAACTAGACTTGAGCTCTCAAACCACTTGTAAGAAGCCTGATCCAGGCTTATTTCAGTCAACCTCTGAATGACAATGTGATGGTCAGTGTCAATAAGGCAACACCATGATTTTTATGATCTaagaaacgtgtgtgtgtgcacgtgtgtgtgtgcacgtgtgtatgtgcacgtgtgtgtgcacgtgtcacGCATTCCTTTCTGATCTACTCTCAGGTTCATTAATAATTCCCTGTCATAATCCCAGATGAAAGTGTGAATGATAAAAAGGGTGATTCTGTCCAGGTCGTGCGCGGTGGAGTGTGTTTTGTCTGTCTTAGCTCCAGTGGAGCGGAGGGTGGTGTCGCCAcatgttcaatcccagtgctaggcACTCTTCTTTTCATTATAGTATTTTTGTTTAATTTTTAcaaaccttaaacctaacctttaCCACTTGGAATGAATGTCTAAACTTGACCCTCAAAGGTTAGTTTTGGTTTGACCAAATGACATCACTGTCTTTGCGCAGTTTCACTGATGGTTGACAGGACGTGTTGACATATTTGGTTATATAGAAGTTTGAAATGGGGGAGGGTAATTCCAGAGTTATTCTTCAGGCTGTGTTGTGGTTTTGATACTTTTCCCCACAGCTATAGATCATAGAATAACTCTCCCCTGCCCTATTATGttctgtcctctgtctctctccccaggctGGATACTAAAAATAAACACAGATTTGAGATGTTTGGAAAGGTCCTAAGAACATTGATATATGCCTTCCGCACAAAAAAATGACTAAGAAATAATCATTTGTCCAGTACTGAGTGAGAACTGAAGTAATAGCTCACAATTGTTTACTTttgttatttaaccaggcaagtcagttaagcacaaattcttatttacaatgacggcctaccccggccaaaccctaacgatgctgggccaattgtgcgccgccctatgggactcccaatcacagccaattctgatacagcctggaatcaaacaagggtctgtagtgatgcctctagcactgagatgcagtgccttagaccgctgtgccactcaggagcaccTAAAATACATGCGGCGCCCCGGTGAGCAAGAATGGGAATCTTGCATGATACCACTACCCCAGCGGTGCAAATGAGCTAGCAACCCGTGAGAGTAATATGAATACTGATGATACCTAGCACATTGTTTTCAGTGATTGTTTCAAGCCTTTCCCAAACCATGCCTAGACTGTTaacctttgagttgtttctgttgtAACCCTGTAACAACGCAAAATGTGCCAACGCAAAATGTTAATCCGTAAATAGGTTGAATTTCGAAGGGAAACTATGAGATCTTgttgctctccctccccctgACTTCTCATCCCTTTGTTTCCCAATTAGTTCATGATATTCTCCTCTGGTCACCTTCATTTCACTCAAGCTTtggcatctctctcactctccttccttGAGTGCAAGGTTGTCAAAACATCACCATGGTGACAGACACGATTGCTTCATTCCCCTTAATCTGTTCAGTCTTCCCCTCACTCTCAAGCCTCTCTGTTTTAGCTGCTGTGTGAATGGGTATTTGTTTCagagtgttcatgtgtgtgtgtactctctgGAGAAGTCCATCTAGAAAGTCTGCAGTCAGTGTTCCATTTGTTTACCAAGGCCAGAGACCATGAAGGGGAAATGTTCGCTAactggtgtctgtgtgtgatggGCCTGGAGAAGTCATTTAGGCCCAGTATCGGCCTGTCGCCTACCTGtcaccgtgactacagaggtgtCAGATGAGATGTGTGTCCGGTCAAGCGAGATGTGATATGTGTTGGGTCAGGCCCATCACACAGCatgcaagcagacagacaggagacatttATAAGACCAGCGATGGACCGGTGGCGGATTTATCAAATCAGTCACTGCtagaatgtagtgtgtgtgtgtgtgtgtgtgtgtgtgcgtgcgtgcgtgcgtgcgtgcgtgcgtgcgtgcgtgcgtgcgtgcgtgcgtgttttaaAACCAACAGTCTAATTCTTAAGGCAGGTTGCCTATTCTGAATACACTGGGTGAGGTAGGAGCTGATATTCTGAATACACTGGGTGAGGTAGGAGCTGATATTCTGAATACACTGGGTGAGGTAGGAGATGATATTCTGAATACACTGGGTGAGGTAGGAGCTGATATTCTGAATACACTGGGTGAGGTAGGAGCTGATATTCTGAATACACTGGGTGATGTAGGAGCTGATACTCTGAATACACTGGTTGAGGTAGGAGCTGATATTCTGAATACACTGGGTGAGGTAGGAGCTGATATTCTGAATACACTGGGTGAGGTAGGAGATGATATTCTGAATACACTGGGTGAGGTAGGAGCTGATATTCTGAATACACTGGGTGAGGTAGGAGCTGATATTCTGAATACACTGGGTGAGGTAGGAGCTGATATTCTGAATACACTGGGTGAGGTAGGAGCTGATATTCTGAATGCACTGGGTGAGGTAGGAGCTGATATTCTGAATGCACTGGGTGAGGTAGGAGCTGATATTCTGAATGCACTGGGTGAGGTAGGAGCTGATATTCTGAATGCACTGGGTGAGGTAGGAGCTGATATTCTGAATGCACTGGGTGAGGTAGGAGCTGATATTCTGAATACACTGGGTGAGGTAGGAGCTGATATTCTGAATGCACTGGGTGAGGTAGGAGCTGATATTCTGAATACACTGGGTGAGGTAGGAGCTGATATTCTGAATACACTGGGTGAGGTAGGAGCTGATGTTCTGAATGCACTGGGTGAGGTAGGAGCTGATACTCTGAATACACTGGGTGAGGTAGGAGCTGATATTCTGAATACACTGGGTGAGGTAGGAGCTGATATTCTGAATACACTGGGTGAGGTAGGAGGTGATATTCTGAATACACATCTATACACATGAAAAAGAAAGTAGAATGtaaacaatatttttggttagtCACGTTGGATACTGTGACGCACAGATAACAGAAGTAAAGGGATAAAAGCGGGAGAGTTCTTTTAGAAGGTACTCTGAAACTCAGAGGAACTGGAAGACAAACTCAGGTATTTAACATCAAGCATACACATGTATAGAGATCTATAGTGCCCCAAATCCTGTTTAACATAGACAGTAGACTGATATATAGGGGTCTCTACACATCTCTCTGGCTCAGAGGCGCCTGCAATTAAAGGAACAGTTAAGAAACAGGGTAATTATAGGGACAGTTATCAAACAGGGCAATGAAAGGAACAGTTAACAAACAGGGCAATTATAGGGACAGTTAACAAACAGGGGAATTAAAGGGACAGTTAACAAACAGGGGAATTAAAGGGACAGTTAACAAACAGGGCAATTAAAGGAACAGTTAACAAACAGGGCAATTATAGGGACAGTTAACAAACAGGGCAATGAAAGGAACAGTTAACAAACAGGGCAATTAAAGGAAAAGTTAACAAACAGGGCAATTATAGGGACAGTTAACAAACAGGGCAATTAAAGGAACAGTTAACAAACAGGGCAATTAAAGGAACAGTTAACAAACAGGGCAATTAAAGGGACAGTTAACAAAAAGGGCAATGAAAGGGACCATTAACAAACAGGGCAATTAAAGGGACAGTTAACAAACAGGGGAATTAAAGGGACAGTTAACAAGCAGGGCAATTAAAGGAACAGTTAACAAACAGGGCAATTAAAGGGACAGTTAACAAACAGGGCAATGAAAGGGACCGTTAACAAACAGGGCAATGAAAGGAACAGTTAACAAACAGGGGAATTAAAGGAACAGTTAACAAACAGGGGAATTAAAGGGACAGTTAACAAACAGGGCAATTAAAGGAACAGTTAACAAACAGGGGAATTAAAGGGACAGTTAACAAACAGGGCAATTAAAGGAACAGTTAACAAACAGGGCAATTAAAGGGACAGTTAACAAAAAAGGCAATGACAGGGACCGTTAACAAAAAGGGAAATGAAAGGGACCGTTAACAAAAAGGGCAATGAAAGGGACCGTTAACAAAAAGGGCAATGAAAGGGACTGTTGACAAAAAGTGCAATGAAAGGGACCGTTAACAAACAGGGCAATTAAAGGGACAGTTAACAAAAGGGGCAATGAAAGGGACAGATAACAAACAGGGCAATTAAAGGAACGGAACAGGTAACTAAAAAGTGTGAAAAAAATGTGAGCCTTTTATACACAAGTAGTGGGAGGACTGATTACAacaggactgtgtgtgtatgtgtttgtgtgtgtttgtgcgcgtgtgTATGTTTGGGTGTTTGTCTGTGCCTGTCTGCgtgcgtgtctgcgtgtgtgtgtgaacttaTTTATGCAAATAATGTCCCGTTTATTTAAATGAATGTATGACCCTCCTGTACCAGGTAATAAATCACCTCTGAAGGATGAGGATTTTTCTGCTCTCTCTAAAATGTTACCATTAGCCTTTTGTTGTGTCTGGATGAATaatctgttggtgtgtgtgtggctgttgtctgggtgtgtgtgtgtgtgcttgcatgtgtgtgtgtgtagatttatggTCCGGGGTTCTAAATAGACGTAGATGATGTAATACGTCTGAGAAACATTTGGCATCTacatgtttttgtgtctgagagAAGAAAAGGAGAAGATGCATCATTACTTGGTTTCTCTTGATTTAGACCTTGATGTCTATATGCGTTTATGGGTATTGATATTTTATTATCAGTGTTTTATTTATTTGGGAAGTCAAATGCCCATATTCAAACTAACATTGCCTCTCCTCACGCTAAACCATCTTCTCTACTCTCCCCAACCCATCTAATCTAATCTACTTTCCCCAACCCTTCTACTCTCCCCAACCCCTCTACTCTCCCCAACCCATCTAATCTAATCTACTTTCCCCAACCCTTCTACTCTCCCCAACCCCTCTACTCTCCccaacccatctactctactctcccaaacccctctactctactctccccaACCC
Encoded proteins:
- the LOC139581921 gene encoding neurogenic locus Notch protein-like gives rise to the protein MCIQNITSYLTQCIQNISSYLTQCIQNISSYLTQCIQSISSYLTQCIQNISSYLTQCIQNISSYLTQCIQNISSYLTQCIQNISSYLTQCIQNISSYLTQCIQNISSYLTQCIQNISSYLTQCIQNISSYLTQCIQNISSYLTQCIQNISSYLTQCIQNISSYLTQCIQNISSYLTQCIQNISSYLTQCIQNIISYLTQCIQNISSYLTQCIQNISSYLNQCIQSISSYITQCIQNISSYLTQCIQNISSYLTQCIQNIISYLTQCIQNISSYLTQCIQNISSYLTQCIQNSKTSCRHGIG